The Dokdonella sp. nucleotide sequence GGCCAGGCGCACACGCTCGGCGACCGGCGCGGAGGCGGCCAGGGTCGACGCTGCGCGATAGTGTGTCGCGGCCAGCACGGGTTCTCCGATGGCGGCATAGCTTTGCGCGATGGTGCGCTCGATGGCCAGATGCACTTCGGGTTCCCTCGCCAGTTCCTTGCCGGCGCGCTCGGCAGCCGAGTCGAGGACGAGCCGCATCAGCGCGCGATCCATGCCCTTGGCGCGATTCGGATCGATGCCACCGAGCATGTCCTGCACGAAGCCGGCGACCGTGCGCGCCTTGTCCGCCTCGATGCGCGCCTGCGCCGCAGCCTGTTCGGCACGACGCTGGCCTTCGAGGGCGAGCAGGGCACCGGCGACGATCGCAACCAGCACGAGGCTCGCGGCGGCGAGTGCCCAACGATGACGGACGATGAACTTGCGCGCGAAATAGGCGCGACTGGCCGGCATCGCGCGCAGGGGGCGCCTTTCACGGTAGTGTTCCAGATCCTCGGCCAGGGCCGTGGCCGAGGCGTAGCGTTCTTCGCGATCGACGGCGAGCGCGCGACGCAGCACGGCGCGCAGTTCGAGCGGCAATGAACGTGCCGCGGCGAGCACGTTCTCCGGGGCGAGAACTTCCGTGTCATTGTCGATCGCGGCCAGGGTTGCCTGCAGCGTCGCCGGCCGGCCCAGCTGCGAGCGGTAGGCCTGCGACGAGGTCAGTCCCATTGCATCGGTGCCGGTCAGCACCTCGAACAGCATGACCCCGAGCGAGTAGACATCGCTGCGGGTATCGATGTCGCGCGCTTCACGGCTGGCCTGCTCCGGGCTCATGTAGACGGCCGTACCGGCACGATTCGCGTATTCGGCGGTGGCCACGGCCATCGAGCCGGTCATGTCGCCACCGACGGCGATGCCGAAGTCGATGATCTTCGGTTGCGGCGTGCCGTCGATCGCGCGCACCAGCACGTTGCCCGGTTTGAGGTCGCGATGGATCACGCCTTTCTGGTGCGCGTGCTGTACGCCGAGGCAGATGCGGATGAACAGGGCGAGGCGTTCGTCGAGCGTCAGTGCGTGCGTGCGGCACCAGTCGGTCACCGGCTCGCCTTCGACGAACTCCATGGCCAGATACGGCTGTCCCTCCGGCGTGGTGCCGGCGTCGAACACCTGGGCGATCGCCGGATGCTGCATCTGGGCAAGGGCCTGACGCTCAACCTCGAACCAGGCCAGGGCGAGCGGCCCGGCAACCTGGTTGCCCATCAGCTTCAGCGCGACCTCGCGGCGGACCGGAGCGGTTTGTTCGGCGAGGTACACCTGGCCCATGCCGCCGGCGCCGAGCGGGCGGCGGATCAGGTAGGCGCCGAGGCGCGTTTGGGGTGCGAGCGTGGCGCCATCACCGACGCTGACGGCGATGCCGTCGATTTCTGTCGCGTCGGTGGCAGAAGGATCGGTCGGCGACATCGCGGCCCCTGTTGCGGTGACGTAGCGCGCCATTATGCGCACGAAGGCTCATGATTGTGCGATCCACTTTTTCCGGCTGTGGATGATCAGGCCCACTCACTCAGGCCTTCGATCGCGTACAGGCGTGACCAGGACGGCCGTGCCTTGACGCGCGCGGCGAGGGCGGCGAGGGCGGGCCAGCGGTCGGCCGGCTTCGGCATGTTGCGTGACCAGCGCATCAGCATGGTCGCATAGAAGTCGGCGATGCTCAGCTCCGCACCGAGTACATGCGGGCCGTTGGCAGCAAGGTGTGCGTCGAGACGATCCCAGCAGGCTTCGATGCGCCGGCGCGCATAGTCGCGCAGGGTCGTGTCATCCCCGGGCGGGCCGAAGTCGCCCGGATGGAACCACTGGCGGAATGCCGGTTGCAGGGTGTTGGCGAGATGCAGCATCCATTGCAGGTAGAGGCCGCGCGTGGTCGCGCCAGGTGCGGGTGCGAGGCCCGCCTCGGGATGGCGTTCGCCGAGCAGGAGCAGCAGGGCTGCACATTCGTAGACCGCCTGGCCGTCGACGATCAGGGTCGGCACCATGCCGTTCGGGTTCAGGCGCAGGTATTCGGGATCCTTCTGTGCACGCGTGTCGAAATCGATCAGGCGCAGGCTGTGCGGCGCACCGATCTCGAGCAGAGTCAGGTGCACGGCCATGCTGGCCGCGCCGGGCGAGTAGTAGAGCGTGTACATGCTGGCTCCGTGGGCAGTGATGGGGGCGCTCCGGTTCGTTCGATCGCGGCTGAAGCCGCCCCCTCAGGATCTTGATTCTGTGCGAGAACCTTCAATCGCGGAAGGGTCCAGTCGGGGCTTCCCTTGCGTGGATCAGGGTTTGCGTGCGAGCGGGATGCGCGCGCCACCCTGCTCGAGCGTGGCTGTCTGCACGGGGCCTTCGGCAGGATCGAAGATGACGCTCGCATCGACTTCGCGCAGGAAGAACCGGCGCGGTGTCTCGGCATGCAACTCGAACGCGGGTTGGCCCGGCACCTGCACGCGCAGCGTGCCGGCATCGTCGATGAACACCTTGAACGACAGCGCATCGCCGGCATAGTCGCCGACCACGGCTTGCCTGGCTGCGAGTGGCAGATCGACCGGCGTGCGCTCGATCGGTTTTTCGTCGGTGCGCCGCCACAGCTCACCGTCCTCGCCGTCAGGAAAGAAGTGCAGGCCATCCACCTTGCCATCCTTGCCGCGTTGCATCTCGATGCGGCTGAGCGTGTCGGGGAAGAGGAATCGTCCGCCACCGATCGGCGTCAGCACCAACGGCGAACCACCACTGCGCAGCGAGGTGAGCTTGCCGTCGACGACGCGCAGCGTGCGTTTGGTGTCGGCGTCGAGCCGGTAGATGCCTTCATACTCCGCCAGTTCGGCTGCATCGACCGGCACCGCCTTATCCGCTGGATACGCATCGCCCAGGGCGAAGGCGAGCAGGCGGCGATCGATCGGGAACGGGGCTCGGCTATCGGCATTGCGCAGCGCGACCGCGGTGAGTCCGCTGTCCGGCAGGTAGATGAGATTGGACAGGAAACCATGGATGCCGCCGCTGTGCGTGATCATGGTGTGGCCGCGCAGGGTCCGGCGCTGGATGCCGAAGCCGTAGTGGCCCGGCGCTTTGGCAGCGACGCCCTGCGGCGTGGTCATGCGCGCGTAGGTCGCCGGCTTCAGCACCTTGCCGCCGTGCAGGGCAAGGTTCCAGCGCCACAGATCGTCGAGTGTCGACACCATCGCCCCGGCCGCGTGCGGCTGGCTCATGCTGAGGAAGCCGGCACGCGTGACGCTGCCGTCGGCGGCCAGCGAATAGCCCTCGACATGGCCGCGGATGATCGCCTTGCCGTCGTCGGCGCGCGTGTGGGCGAGGCCGAGCGGACGGAACAGGGACTCGTCCAGATGCGTCCCCCACGGCTTGCCGGTGATCGCCTCGATGACCGCGCCGACGAGCACATAGCCCGAGTTGTTGTAGGCCCACTTGGTGCCGGGAGCGAAGTCCGGCTTCGCATCCTTGAACACGGCGACCAAGCCATGCGTGTCGAGGTCGCGGCGCACCGGTTCGCCCATGTAGCCGGGCAGGTCGGTGTAACTGCGGATGCCCGAGGTGTGATCGAGCAGCATGGTCAGCGTGATCGCCTGGCCATTCGGAAAGTCGGGCAGGTATTTCGACAAGGGATCGTCGAGGCGCGCCTTGCCTTCGTCGACCAGCTTGAGCAGGGCTGCGGCGGCGAACTGCTTGGTCACCGAGCCGATGCGGAAGACCTGGTCCGGCGACAGGGCGACGCCGAGTTCGATGCTGGCGCGCCCGCGCGCGCCGCGGAACAACACGGTGTCGCCGCGCGCGATGAGCAGGGCGACGCCGGGGCCGTCGACGTCGGGCACCGCTTCGGCGAGCAGGCGCTCGCCTTCGGCGGAAACGGCCTCGGCCGAGACCGGTTTTGTGGATGGGATTTCGGCCTGTGCAGGCAGGCCAAGACACAGCAGGACGCCGACCAGGCAGGTGGACAGTCGGATCATCGGATCGTCTCCGGAAGCAGGCGGGCTGCCGATCGGTTGCGCCGATCGGCAGGCACAGGGGATGGCGACACGACGCCCCTCACATCTTCAACTTGCGACTCATCGCATAGTAGGCGAGGTTGCCGAGGCCGGTCGCGCCGAACAGGATGGCGATGACGGCCGGCGAGAACTCGTCCCACGAGAACGCCTCGATGGCGAAGAAGCCGAGTGCGAGCGCGACGAAGATCACACCCCAGCGCAGCGAGGCATGGCGGCGGCGGATCTCGTCGCCCTCGATGATCGAGCGCACCAGTTCCTCCGAGACGTTGGCCGACACCAGCTGCTTGCGCACCCGCGCGTCGACGATTGCCTTGACCGCATAGGTGATGCAGACGAACAGCGAGATCGGGATGAAGGGCAGTAGGAAGTCGGGATTGTTCATGGCTGAGACCGTGGTTGGGAGGGTCGGCCGAGGAGATACGGGCCGGGCGCCATTGGTTGCAACGCATGGCCCTTGCAACCGCGGGCACGTCGGGCGTATCCCTCGTGGCGATGAATGTCGGCACCCCTGTGATGGAAGAACGCGAACTCGTCGCCGCCGTGCTCGCGCGCCGCGCGGGCGCGTTCGAGCGCCTCGTGCGCGACTACGAGAGGCTGTGCTGGCACGTCATCCAGCGCATGGTCCGACATCCAGAAGACACTCGCGAGTTGTGCCAGGAAGCCCTGCTGCGCGTGCACCAATGCCTGCACCAGTACCGCCACGAGAGCCCGCTGAAGTCGTGGATCGCCCAGGTCGCCTATTCGGTGGCCAAGCGTCATCTCGAGCGCCGGCGCATCCCGCTGGCCGAGCCGGCGCTCGGCGAGGACGGCCTGGCCATGGCCTTCGACGTCGCCGACGAGGCCGATGTCGAGCGCGATCGCGGCGAGGCCGAGGTCGGTGAGCACCTGCAGCGGTCGATCGAGGCACTGCCACCGCTGCAACGGACCGTACTCATGCTGTATCACCTCGAAGAGGTGCCGATCGGCGAGATCGCGCGCATCACCGGCCTCGCCGAAGGTACGATCAAGAGCCACCTGTTCCGCAGCCGCCAGCGGCTGCGCGAAACACTCGAACGCGGCGGAGTCACCAGCGCAT carries:
- a CDS encoding serine hydrolase domain-containing protein, which produces MIRLSTCLVGVLLCLGLPAQAEIPSTKPVSAEAVSAEGERLLAEAVPDVDGPGVALLIARGDTVLFRGARGRASIELGVALSPDQVFRIGSVTKQFAAAALLKLVDEGKARLDDPLSKYLPDFPNGQAITLTMLLDHTSGIRSYTDLPGYMGEPVRRDLDTHGLVAVFKDAKPDFAPGTKWAYNNSGYVLVGAVIEAITGKPWGTHLDESLFRPLGLAHTRADDGKAIIRGHVEGYSLAADGSVTRAGFLSMSQPHAAGAMVSTLDDLWRWNLALHGGKVLKPATYARMTTPQGVAAKAPGHYGFGIQRRTLRGHTMITHSGGIHGFLSNLIYLPDSGLTAVALRNADSRAPFPIDRRLLAFALGDAYPADKAVPVDAAELAEYEGIYRLDADTKRTLRVVDGKLTSLRSGGSPLVLTPIGGGRFLFPDTLSRIEMQRGKDGKVDGLHFFPDGEDGELWRRTDEKPIERTPVDLPLAARQAVVGDYAGDALSFKVFIDDAGTLRVQVPGQPAFELHAETPRRFFLREVDASVIFDPAEGPVQTATLEQGGARIPLARKP
- a CDS encoding glutathione S-transferase family protein; the protein is MYTLYYSPGAASMAVHLTLLEIGAPHSLRLIDFDTRAQKDPEYLRLNPNGMVPTLIVDGQAVYECAALLLLLGERHPEAGLAPAPGATTRGLYLQWMLHLANTLQPAFRQWFHPGDFGPPGDDTTLRDYARRRIEACWDRLDAHLAANGPHVLGAELSIADFYATMLMRWSRNMPKPADRWPALAALAARVKARPSWSRLYAIEGLSEWA
- a CDS encoding serine/threonine-protein kinase gives rise to the protein MSPTDPSATDATEIDGIAVSVGDGATLAPQTRLGAYLIRRPLGAGGMGQVYLAEQTAPVRREVALKLMGNQVAGPLALAWFEVERQALAQMQHPAIAQVFDAGTTPEGQPYLAMEFVEGEPVTDWCRTHALTLDERLALFIRICLGVQHAHQKGVIHRDLKPGNVLVRAIDGTPQPKIIDFGIAVGGDMTGSMAVATAEYANRAGTAVYMSPEQASREARDIDTRSDVYSLGVMLFEVLTGTDAMGLTSSQAYRSQLGRPATLQATLAAIDNDTEVLAPENVLAAARSLPLELRAVLRRALAVDREERYASATALAEDLEHYRERRPLRAMPASRAYFARKFIVRHRWALAAASLVLVAIVAGALLALEGQRRAEQAAAQARIEADKARTVAGFVQDMLGGIDPNRAKGMDRALMRLVLDSAAERAGKELAREPEVHLAIERTIAQSYAAIGEPVLAATHYRAASTLAASAPVAERVRLAVGELDSVVNQGRFDDALALAEPVLGLARSLPAADRARLFAESHVAWAERGAGKLDAAITRYSDVLARQRAAFGDDDNDTLESQRGLAASLTRVDRYAEAQPLLEDTLARMRARHGEADSRTLDATTALAVMFLEQERYAEAETLLRPALATAESLLGPDHANTLIVVSNLGSAIRNQGRLVEARPWYERVLEANLRLHGPDHYLSVSAESNYARLLRDLGDLDGAVQHAARSVAHMDKAFGPDNPARAIFVTAYARVLTAAGKYTESERELDRAWKILVEHPAFGPTHSRARDVMKEYVALYQAWGRQAKANEWQAKFAATGEAP
- a CDS encoding DUF6249 domain-containing protein, whose protein sequence is MNNPDFLLPFIPISLFVCITYAVKAIVDARVRKQLVSANVSEELVRSIIEGDEIRRRHASLRWGVIFVALALGFFAIEAFSWDEFSPAVIAILFGATGLGNLAYYAMSRKLKM